The Altererythrobacter sp. H2 genomic sequence ATAACCGCCGCTCAATTCGCCGGTGGTCACTTCAATGGCGAAGGCCCCGTCCTCACCCGCGTCGCCCAGTGCTGCGACGACCGCGCTGGCAAAAGGGTTGCCGCCAAACGGATCGGCATCGTAGGCGACCTCGCCTGCGCGGGTACCGTAGATCGTGACCGGTTCGGCCATGGCGGGCGAACCCGCCAGCGCGAACAGTGCTATCAGCCGCCAGACACCCATGCTGCTACCTCCCCTGCGACCTGGTTGGCCGCCTCGTTCAGGGCGCGGCCGACCGGTCCGGCCTCTGCCGCCACGCCCGGCACGACCGCCTCGAACCGCCGCGTCTGGACACTGTCGCCCGCCCCGGCACGGACCGCATCGTAGCGCACCACCACCGACGAGGTCCGCGCGTCATAGCCGAAGGCCCCCAGCGAGCCCTCGATCCGCGTAACAGCGCCAATGGCAGGCGTTTCGCCATCGGTCACCAGCCGGCCGGTCCGCGCCCTGACCGTTTCGGCCAGCAGACGCTGGAACAGCCGGGCGGGTTTCTCCACCCAGACGGCATCCTTGAGATAGGCGATTTCGGTGTCGTCGATCTGGACCGGGACCCGGGCCACGTCGAGGCTTTGCGGGGCGCCTGGCTCAAGGATCGCGATGGCGCTCGCCGGGTCGCCACTGGTCGCGCTGCCCGCCGGAGCCATGGCCGTGGCGGTGAGCGAGAGCAAGCTTGGCGGCGGCTCGCTGCCCAGGCTGATGCAGCCGGCCAGCGCCATGGCCAGCCCGCCTGCCAGAACGGCCTTCGATATGCGCGCCATTGCCTTTTGCCCTTTCATCGCCGCCCTCATGGCTCGTAATCCGGCAGTTTCTGCCCGCCCAGCAGACCGCCGGCGCCTTCACTCTCGATCCGCTCGGTCACCGCCCGCAGCGCCTTGCTGGTCGCTTCCAGATCCTTGATCATCGCCTCGGCCGCGGGGAGCGTGGTTTCCGCCAGCTGCCGGGTGGCAGGCCGGGCGTCTTCCAGCGTGGCCGAAAGCGACAGCGCTGCCTTGTTGGTCGCACTCAGCGTTTCACGCAGTTGGACGGCCAGCGCGGCGCCTTCCTGATTGATCAGCTGGTCGGTCGACTTGGTCGCCTGCTCGAACGCGTCAAGCGCCTCGCCCGCTTCGCGCAAGGTGGTCTGCAGCTCGGCCAGCGTGCCCTTCATCTGCGGCGTGGCCTCGGCCAGATCGGCGCTCATGCGGTTGGTGTTGCGCAGGATGCCGGTCAGTTCCGCCTGGTTCTCATCCGACAGCAGCCCGGTCAGCCGCTCAGTCAGCGTCGCCAGCCGTTCGAGCAGCAGTGGCGCATTGGCGAGGATCGCGTTGAACCCGCCCGCCTTGGGCGGGATGATCGGCACGCCTTCGGTGCAGGCGGTCGTTTCGCAGGTGATCGGCGGCTGGCCGCTGCGCGCGCCCTCCAGCAGGATGGTCGACCCGCCGGTGAACGAACCCTGGATGGTGGCGGTGGTGCCGACCAGGATCGGCACTTCCTTTTCCACTTCCACCCGCACGCGGACGAACTCCGGGTCTTCCGGGTAAAGCTCGATTTCCTTCACCTGACCCACCGGCACGCCGGAGAAAGACACCTGCGATCCCCGCGCCAGCCCGTCGACCGACTGCTTGAAGAAGATGTCGTAATCCTTGGTGCTGCCTTGCCCGAGCTGCGCCAGCCAGACGATCGCCGCCGCCAGCATGGCCAGCAGCGCCAGGGTGACGACGCCGACCCATACGTGGTTTGCCCGTGTTTCCATTGCCCTGCCTTATGCCCCGCCCGGTCCGGACTTGTCCAACGCTTTGCCTGCCTGTGTGTGCCCGCCCGGCTTGTGCCGTTCCTGCGAAGCGCGCGCCGCCCGGCCACGCGGACCGTTGAAATAC encodes the following:
- a CDS encoding ABC-type transport auxiliary lipoprotein family protein, with protein sequence MARISKAVLAGGLAMALAGCISLGSEPPPSLLSLTATAMAPAGSATSGDPASAIAILEPGAPQSLDVARVPVQIDDTEIAYLKDAVWVEKPARLFQRLLAETVRARTGRLVTDGETPAIGAVTRIEGSLGAFGYDARTSSVVVRYDAVRAGAGDSVQTRRFEAVVPGVAAEAGPVGRALNEAANQVAGEVAAWVSGG
- a CDS encoding MlaD family protein, which encodes METRANHVWVGVVTLALLAMLAAAIVWLAQLGQGSTKDYDIFFKQSVDGLARGSQVSFSGVPVGQVKEIELYPEDPEFVRVRVEVEKEVPILVGTTATIQGSFTGGSTILLEGARSGQPPITCETTACTEGVPIIPPKAGGFNAILANAPLLLERLATLTERLTGLLSDENQAELTGILRNTNRMSADLAEATPQMKGTLAELQTTLREAGEALDAFEQATKSTDQLINQEGAALAVQLRETLSATNKAALSLSATLEDARPATRQLAETTLPAAEAMIKDLEATSKALRAVTERIESEGAGGLLGGQKLPDYEP